The DNA window CAGTTATCTTTTCTGAGTGTGCATGCTTGGTGTTGTAAGTTTATATATTCAATGCAACAAGAGGATTCGCGGCATGTCAAGTCCCGGCAAGGTTCTTCACTTTGTATCGAATTAAACCACATGCTCCACTGCTTGTGCGGGCCCCTGTATAAATGACCTGATGCGACTATTATACGTGTAATAGtcacttttgtaaattttatataatccTTATATCACGCTTTGCATTCGATGTGTGaatcattttcaaatttaatgttaataaatttgttttataatatagtAAATTATCATTGCGCTGCAATGCAACTgaatcaaaaatataatattaacaaaatttaaaatgttggtggcatttggtaaaattttaaacttaaatAGTTCGTTTTTAGTActcaatataataataattgtatGCTGTTtttaagtattaaaataaataatatatttgatgACTATgcaacaaatattaaaaaccaTAAAAGTAATTGATTTTCCCTATTTAACCTTTAAACACTAAATATCTTAAGtttaaactattaaatatataaataaataataaatgaacaaaACTTACCATAAATgtaatatttatcataaatataaatataaatagttattataaattttgattgcATATATTGAAAATTAGATCCTTAAGAAATCATCttctttctattaattttaaaaaatcatccATTGTATTTAATTTGCATACGAAaacacaaataataataataataatgtttcTTTGCACATTAAATAGATGCGGTGctgttattcttaaaatataaaaataaagaattaaagCTTAAAAGATCGCTCAacgatattatattttttaatttagcaTCTGTATAATTACAAAAGTTTTCTTTAAGTATAGCACGCCGATTATTTCGTAAATTTATTAAACacttaaaattttgatattcaaCATACATAGACAATATctatctaaaatattttaattagtattttaaataatttttaattttattgaataatttaaattgaatttattttaaattttgaaaccaatttaaaataattatgtgcTAACAgaactaattttaaatattaaattagttatcaAACACCTTTTTTTGCTAGGAAGACTAAAACAATTGATGactaaagaagaaaaaatgttACTCtactagaaaaataaaagataatcaATTACTAGAAGAATGATGGATCATTCTGCCATCTCGGTACTTTTCTTGCATGGTAGGCTTTTGTGCTAAATTATATGtgaaaatatatattcataaaaaaaatgtgaaaatatGTTTATAGCCATTATGGTACGCATTAATATTCTAATGAGTTGGCTTCTAATGACTTAATTAGAAAGTTTGGAAAATTAAGATTCCATTAACGTGGCATACATTAGGCAACTAATGTCCAAGTCAAACTATgcatatttaaaattaagaattcttgtctttcatttgattttataataaagttttatttaaataatactacCAATTTAGTTGGTTGGTTAGAACATGCTAATTGTGCACGATTATAGAACTGCGCTATTATTATTTGTCACGACAAATCACAATAGTCAAAATCTTGAAGTTGCAAACtttgtattaaattttaaactagAGTTATTAGATGCCATTTTACCGTATTTTACGCTTAGGCATGAACAACATGTATTGAATCAACGAAAATGaaacttaccaattttataatattaaactaaacATGGTTGTTGTGACGACAACAATGATGAttactaattttattaataaaaaaactaagcTCCATGTGACATtcacattttaatttaattcaatagtTTTGGTGTCATAATGTGTTTATTTGCTTGGAactatattcttttaaaaataatttattttttgaaaaaattatttcaatcaactaaatcatatatatatatatataattttttaaacaaagtTTCTCAATAATTTGCAATGATAGtactaaaagttaaaaatgtatTATTTGGTTGGTGCTAATATGATAAACAACTATACTTTtttgaaactaataaaaatcaataaaaaattattttgagtaATTTATACTAAAGTTTGATGGTTactcttttaaattttgaaaatttatgaatttgccgttttgaaaaaaaaatctcaacttGTCAAATTTGAATTAATGAACACATTTGACGTTAGAATATATTAAAGTAGGacgtaatttattttaaattaacaagttgaattctttaaaaaagaaaatttagactattttaaaattttatatcaagtttaatgattaaaaaattgaaaagaccttttatttgaataaaaatttatattttgacaAGAGAAATGGACTTCTATTGATgaagagaagaaaagaaaaaaatgaaagtttaaaaaaagCAATCAATGTCGGAAAGTTTGGTAATTATAAAATAGAGAGAGGTCCAGTTTACGGCGTTGAAAATCAAGATTCCGTTACCAACCAACTCTATTCTGACCCACCAACACAAACCACCCCAACCTTTCTTATTTTATTCTACAAAACTTTATTGCATTTCTCGGTTACTTCCCTTTTGATTTTCAGCTCAGACTCAGTCCATATGAATGCTACTACCTTACTCAATTTGCTTCTCAATATCAAATTCCTATTTCTTATATTATTCTTTTTGTCTATTTGACAATGCttattgtaaaaatttatagtttatagTAATTGATAATAATAAGATATTATTGAATTACTAGGCACcgtcttcttttttattttcttattcttttattattgcaaacaaaaataaatattaagagACTTTCTCGAAACACGTCTCCCTCTTTTCCTGAAAAGTCTCCCTCTTGGGGAGACGTCTTCCGATAACGTCTCCCTTTTTCAGAAAGTCtctcatttttcaaaaaaaaaatgaaaaaaaaatttgaaattaatcgAAAAATACTTTCTTAATTAtacgatttttttttgaaattaaaggaaaaacactttttaaactaaacaattttttttgaaattaaacgaaaaaatttgattttttttaaattaaatgcaATTAAACGATTAAACAAAATAGCTTATAATCTgtactaaaaaataatataagtgtattcttttgataaaaaaattaatatacaaattaatatatttgaatttaaaataatataactgtattttttgataaaaaaaaaattatgaatgttTTCGTGTTTGAACGTGAGATGAGAATATTTGAATGTGAGTTTtagaattaaaagtaaaataaaagagtatttaaaaaaaaagtgttatACCTAATAATTTAGGAACGGTATTTAGTAGTTACTCACTTCATTCGGCAAATTAAAAACCCACTAATTTGCTTTTAATGCAGCCGTTATTGACTAAATTAGCCCTATTAAATAAGACAACTTGtgaaaaaatatgtaattagATTTTGAAAACTTTCATTAAGTAAAGATAGAAGATTAGGTTAAATGtggaatataaaatttgaaagtgTGTTGAAATCCTAGAACGTCATTGAGAACAAATTCCTCTCTCTAAAACATCAACTAATGTTGAATGGAGCGAGtatcatttaataaaataaaaatattttgtataaatttgATTTCATCGAATTATTGAAACTGGGTATTTGAttgatacatatttaattgaatcttatttttttaaaataaaatttattaaattattattttaattaaaaacaattgaaattgaaaattatactATATTAAATTGAATTGGCTGACTAATGTTTTTTTATCGGAGATAGACCTATCTTAAGATAGTTGTTAACGGGTGGTAGCGGGAGTTAGTATGCATTTTTTAatatctctttattttttaattattgaaatatGTGTAGTTTTTTCTTGATATTAATTAGTTTAGAACAGAAaaagtattaattaattttgtttagcTAATTGGATTAGCCTTAACTGAAGTTAGAGCCAAATTTAAGAACTCCAAACTTCTCAAACTCATTTTCTAAGCTTAAATTCAATTATGAAATGAATTCAAAATCGAGAAGAAAGAAATAGGGTTTAGTAATAGTTgggcaaaataaattttgatttggaTTCTAGGGGATTTTCCGTAACTAATTCTCTGCCTTTGAGTTTTTATCTCTTCGTCAACAAGTCCCACACCGTGCCACGTGGAAATGTATGTGGCTACTGTTTTCTAATCCCGAAATCGTCCCTCGCCACCTCAAACAATCGTATGGCTACCGTCTCATACAATATCTGGACCTCAGTCCCCACACATCTGCCACGTGGGACCATCTGTTTGGCTATATAAATTCCCATACAACCACCGTCACCGACGATCACCCAGCTGTTACTCTGTTCCTGAAAGCGACAATACGTTTCACACCAGGCACTTAAGACGGCAGGACCCCACTGGAAACGTGGCCACGTCAGCCTCTACTCACTCACAGGTGTCTACACGCGCTTTGGCTTCAAAGTCTCGTTTGCCACGTGTCTTGTATTCTCTAAGATCCCCCGGGCCCACCTTCTTTTGCCTTTTAGAATTTCCTATTAAAAACCTTCtttccttatttattttattttaagtcaCAAAAGCGAAATAAAAAAACTTCCAGATTCTTTCGGTTACTACCAAATGAAAACTAAAACCAATCCCCAATCAGCGCGTACGATACCATCACCCGAATTTACTGAAGCATTAATAAGCGCGTAGGTTGACATGAATGAGGATTGAGcgtgtttaatttttaattgcgGTGTTTCCTGATTCAACAACCGTGGGTGCCTTGTAAAACACGTTGGTCAAAAATCTGAAACTTGTATAAATACCGAACCTGTTTTTCAGCCTAaccttctttctttttttcctctTCTTTTCGGTTTATTTTTGCATCGATTTGGTAATAGTCCCATCCCTTTTTAGCTTCGTTCTCGTTTTCTGCGATTCTAGggttttttatttctattttcccCCTCTCTACCACCACCACCGACACCGTCATTTTTTGATTGTTTTGCTACACACTTTTTCCGCCGTTCTTTCTTGTTTGGCTGCTCAGAAACACCGGGAAAATACATTGAAAGAATCATTCTCTAACCAGAGGTAACTCTTCTTATTTACCTATCATTTCTGCTATCTTGCCATTGCTGTTTGAATTAATTTGTtctgttttgattatttttttgaattttccgttttgattaatttttttattacaaatgcTGTTTTTTCTTTCTGTTTGCCTGCATTATCACCGTTTAATGATTTGAGCTGCTGCATCAAATATAATTCTCAGcgctctttttaatttttttctatcgaaaattcaaattttcgtgcgttttttttttttttatatatgtagtGCTTCTGTGACCGCTGTGATGTTAGTTTTTGAATtcaaaattcgaatttcaatagGCAACGATTTGATGTTAGTTTTTGGATTTCTTGTTTCTTtgataatttgatttgattttattgtCTGGTCAATTGTCAATTTCTTCAAGCTAATACTGTTCAAAATCATAGAACTGTATATCTATACTCATATTTTTTAACCCTACACTGTCAAAATTTGGAATCTTGATCCATATGTAATTAAGTTCATGAAAACGTTATAATCATTGGGTATTGATTTCTAATTCGCGTCATTGTTAAATCATAGAGCTGTATATGTATACTCATACTTttacagattttttttttggggaAATACTTATGTTGGTGGGCGCAGTGGAATGTGTGATAGCTACAAAACGATTGagatatctatatttttttaattgcattaatattgaattatgtcattgTTGAATCTTCGTTTTTTTATGGAGTCGGGTCCATATGTTTAATTATTCCCCATGCTCTGTATGTAGGCCCATCATGTGTGGTTACTTATGGTAATGCTTCCTCTCCACTATATATGTGGGGGTGTTACTAGCTTTTTAACCTACCGTATCGCTAATATTTCCTCTGTGGGACACTTTTGAAGGTTCAACactgttttttatttgtttgtttcttcCCCTGCATTTTCTCTAGTTTCCTGTTTATTCTTTGTTTTCTGTACTCTGTAGGTGATTTACTCTTTAACTATTCTTTAATGATAATCATTTATATGTTTGTTTCCTGCTAAGTAGATGTTGGTAGCTAGATACAAATGGAAGATTAAGGTTTTCAGTCTGAGGCTGAGGCTGAAATGGTGATGCCAATTCTTTTACCGGGCTTTTCATATCTTCGAGGTTTTCCTGTTAAAGTTTACGTTTTCCTAGGTTATCGACAGATTAACAAATAACTATTTGTCTCTTGGACTTTAGTGTATTCAATGATTCAAATGTCTTACAGAACAGTTGATTCTAGATAATTAGGACTACTTGATTTTCAATCTTTTTAGCCAATATGCATAATGCTGTGAAAAACCTTAGAATGACTGAAACTAGAGCCTCTAATGCTTCAGGAATGTTGTTCTTATTCTGTAGAGAATACCTTAAATGCAGatgttgaaattaatttactttTCTCAGAAGGAAATGGGGGCTTATGTCAGCCTAGTATAGCTGTTGACTAAATAATTTGATTCGGTGATAGTTTTTGACAATATTTTCCCACGTAAATCAAATCGCTTATGGTTCTTGTCATAATTTTAACAGTGCTTTTGAATGCCTCTTTATTCATCATTTTGTTGAAAAGTTCCTATAATTATTTGCTAAGGCTTGCATTCTAATTTATTACAATCAAGCACGTTTCTCTCAATGTGTAGGTCGTGATTTGATGGTTTATTATCGAGCACATTCCGAAGCTTTTGTTCATTCTTGCAGGTTTTAGTAGATATCTGAAGTCGTAAAGGCAACTAAATTTCTCAAACTCTCAACATCCTATTGCATATTTCTTCATCCCATATATAATTGTGGCTGCTTGGGAGATGACAATTTTTAGGTAATTCTTTTCATGGGTCCATCTGAAAGTATATGcctattaatttaattgtatcACTTTGGCTTACCAATTTTGTGCTATTATATCAGTGTTCAAGACTTGCATGCTTAATGGACTGCTCGCCAACTAGCTGTGACAAGAAAACTTTGAAGAGGTGGTTTTTTATTGACAAAAGGGTTGGGTGAAGATAATATCTCAATTGCATACTGAAATCGTCAACCAATTCATTTTGTGCTTCTGATAACACTTCATCTTTATATCAAAAGCTGCTCAACAAATCTGGATCCAATGGACCTTAAATCTAATCACACTGCTCCTGTTCTCACTGACCCTGCACCCATAACCAAGTCAAGACTGGGCATTCATTCTACTCTGTTGCCCTACGCATCTGCTGGATTAGCCTTTTCATCAAATTTGTGGCTAACTATTCCTAGGAAGAAAACTGGAGTTCTAGATGATGTTCGCTCCAGTAGCTGGCTTGATGCCATGAAATCCTCATCTCCACCTCATAAGAGGATAGCCAAGGATTTTGGTACCGAGCTCTCATCAGCTGACATCGATTTTGCCTATCGCACATGGATGGTAAAAACATTTCCCTCAAAATTTTACCTGAAGCTATCTTTGATTCTAGTTAGAAACTAACACATGATCACATGCATTTTTTTCTCATTGTGCAGCTCAAGTATCCATCAGCACTAACATCTTTTGATCAAATAGCAAATTTTGCAAAGGGAAAGAGGATAGCACTGTTTTTGGATTATGATGGAACTCTATCACCAATTGTTGATAACCCTGACTGTGCCTTCATGTCTAGTGCTGTAAGTAGTAGTTTTTGGATGTAGATAAATGGTCCAactaaagttaatttttttttacctaTTACAACTCTCATCTTCTGTATCATCTCTGATACTTTAATTCCACAGATGCGTTCTGCAGTAAAGAATGTTGCAAAATGTTTTCCAACAGCAATAATTAGTGGAAGAAGCCGTGATAAGGTAATTGACAGGCTTCTGGAAACAACAGATGGGATTTTAACATCTTGATTGTGGCATGTCGACGTGTTGTCTCTAATTGGTAGGTGTATTTAATGCAGGTATACGAGTTTGTAGGGCTAAAAGAACTCTATTATGCTGGTAGTCATGGGATGGACATCATGGGCCCCGTTAGACAATCTGTTTCTGATGAACACACAAACTGTATCAGGTCTACTGATCAGCAGGTAGCATTCTGCAAATAGTTGTCATGTTCAGTTATTTCTTTTGCTACAAGTTCTTTATTATTCTGTCTTACACTTAGGATTTGATGTCTTCTTAAATAGGGCAAGGAAGTTAATTTGTTCCAACCTGCTAGTGAATTCTTACCCATGATTGATGAGGTATGTATTTACTGTAGTGACAGAGAGCTTAGGCTATGTTATTgatctttaattataaatactGCATTTTCCATTGGTTTATAAAGCATCTTGATTTGTTGACTTGAGCAGATCAACAGTTCCCTCATTGAGAGTACCAAACATATTAAAGGAGCCAAAGTGGAAAACAACAAGTTCTGTGTCTCTGTACATTATCGTAATGTAGATGAGAAGGTGGAAAACTCTTCTTTGCCTTTTAGTTTTATTCTCTTCCAAAGAACAAATGTTGACTTAAAATTTACTGGAATACTTTGTTTTTGGCTTCtttaattctaatttatatttcttCAACTATTTGTAGAGCTGGACAACAGTTGCACAGTGTGTTCATGATGTCATAAAAAACTATCCACGCCTGCGATTGACTCATGGGAGGAAAGTAAGTTTATGAGCCATCAATTTGATTCGTTTGAGATTTTTTATATCCCTATCGGTTCCGCTTAGATTATTcagttttgtaaaatttatgtTCTTCTGAATACAACCAGGTTTTAGAAGTCCGACCTGTGATCAATTGGGACAAGGGGAAAGCTGTGACGTTTTTGCTTGATTCCCTCGGTTAGTAACTACTATTACTTTTAGAATCTCGATTACTTATCCTTTCATGTAGGAAGCttgaactaaaatttatttttaggtctGAGCAACTGTGATGATGTGCTTCCAATTTATGTTGGAGATGACCGGACAGATGAAGATGCATTTAAGGTAAACATGAGAAATACTACGATGCAGTCGTTAATAATATATTCTTATAAAAGATattgttttctgttttttatttcGGCGTTTTAAATTTCCATACAACATAGACTTGAGGTGCAAGTGATTGTGACCGACTTTTAACTTGTACTTGCTACAGGTTTTGCGAGAGAGGAATTGCGGGTATGGTATATTAGTGTCATCGACCCCCAAGGAAAGCAATGCTTTTTACTCTCTCAGGGATCCGTCGGAAGTATGTAATCTTAGCAAAGAAGAGCTTTCTTTAATGTTCTTCGCTTTTCTCAAAAATCTTACGCTGATTGTTATCTATTTCAGGTGATGGAGTTCCTAAATTCCTTGGTGATATGGAGTAAAACAAGTGCTCTATAACCATTATATAAAAGAGGAGTAGAATACTCTGACATACACATACGATAAGAAAAAGCTTATATGTTTCttcttttgttttattaatttttttcttctaggAAATACAGCAAGTAGTTTAGAAGCAGAGATCCTCAGTCTGCCTAATTATGACAGTGCTCAAGTGAATGCTGCTTCTTGTGTTTTAACTGTAAATCCCTTTGTTTAATTATCTTTATAATGCTGCTCTTTATATAGCTTAATTAAGCTTACTGTATCAGTGATCTATTTCCtttatttgcatttttaatTAGATTACCCTCATTTGGGTTCATACATAATTCTATAAATG is part of the Mercurialis annua linkage group LG3, ddMerAnnu1.2, whole genome shotgun sequence genome and encodes:
- the LOC126673856 gene encoding trehalose-phosphate phosphatase A — its product is MDLKSNHTAPVLTDPAPITKSRLGIHSTLLPYASAGLAFSSNLWLTIPRKKTGVLDDVRSSSWLDAMKSSSPPHKRIAKDFGTELSSADIDFAYRTWMLKYPSALTSFDQIANFAKGKRIALFLDYDGTLSPIVDNPDCAFMSSAMRSAVKNVAKCFPTAIISGRSRDKVYEFVGLKELYYAGSHGMDIMGPVRQSVSDEHTNCIRSTDQQGKEVNLFQPASEFLPMIDEINSSLIESTKHIKGAKVENNKFCVSVHYRNVDEKSWTTVAQCVHDVIKNYPRLRLTHGRKVLEVRPVINWDKGKAVTFLLDSLGLSNCDDVLPIYVGDDRTDEDAFKVLRERNCGYGILVSSTPKESNAFYSLRDPSEVMEFLNSLVIWSKTSAL